In Klebsiella aerogenes, the DNA window CTCGGCTTGCCCACCATTCTGTTCTTTAATGCGCAGGGAGAAGAACAGCCCGCGCAGCGCGTCACCGGGTTTATGGATGCGGCGGCATTCAGCGCCCATTTGCGCGATTGGCAACCGTGAACGACACTTGAGGAGGATTAATGGAGGAGATTACCGTGCAACGTGAAGATGTCCTGGGTGAAGCCATACAAATTCTCGAAATCGAGGGTATCGCTAACACCACGCTGGAAATGGTCGCCGAACGCGTCGCATACCCGCTTGATAACCTCAAGCGTTTTTGGCCCGACCGCGAAGCGCTGCTCTATGACGCCCTGCGTTATTTAAGCCAGCAGGTAGAAGCCTGGCGTCGCCAGCTTTTGCTGGACGAAACGCTCACCGCCGAGCAAAAACTGCTGGCGCGTTATACCGCGCTGACTAAATGCGTCAGCAACCACCGTTATCCAGGCTGCCTGTTTATCGCCGCCTGTACCTTCTATCCGGATGCCCAACATCCGATTCACCAACTGGCGGAACAGCAGAAACAGGCCTCGCTGGCCTACACTCACGAACTGTTGACGCAGTTAGAGGTGGATGACCCGGAGATGGTCGCCAAACAGATGGAGTTAATCATCGAAGGCTGTCTGAGCCGGCTGCTGATCAAGCGCAGCCAGTCCGACGTCGATACCGCCCAGCGTCTGGCGGAAGATATCCTGCGTTTTGCCCGTTGCCGAATGGGCGGCGCGCTCACCTAATTCAGATATCCGAACCCCTATAAGGCGCATATAATTTCCTTCATACCTTTTGTGACCGGGATTTATATGCGTTCTCTTCTCTGCGCCGCCGTGCTGGGGCTTTGCTCGACCTCGCTGATGGCCGCCACTCCCCAGGGCTTCTCCTTCGCCTACAAAAACTGGGAGGTCGCCTGCGATAATACCGGCACCTGCCGGGCGGCAGGCTATGGCGCCACGATGGGCGAAGTCAGCGTCCTGATAACCCGCAGCGCAGGCGCCGGGCGACAAGCGACCGCGCAGGCCACCTTTGCGCAGACCGAGCACGACATCCCAGCAGATGCCACCGTTAACCTGTTTATCAACGATAGCGATCGTGGAACGCTCGATGCTATCGACGACAGCCATTTTCACTTCGACGGCACGCAAACCAGCGCGCTCGTTACTGCGCTGGAACAGAACGGTAAAATCGAGTTAGCGCTCAATGGCCAGCGTAAGCGGCTATCCAACGCCGGTAGCAGCGCGGTATTTCTCAAGATCGATGAATTCCAGCGGCGCATTGGCACCGCTGACGCGCTTTTGCGCAAAGGCGACGGCGATGACAGTGCCATTCTGAATGCCGTTCCCGCACCGGAAATCCTCAGCGCGCCCTTTATCCACAATGCCCAGCCTGTCGCGCTTAACGCAAAACAGCGGCAAAAATGGCTACCGCAACTGGACGCGGTGCTCAACAGCCAATGCGATGATTGGCATAACGCGGATATCCCGGCCAGCGAACGGCAAATCACCGCCACGCCGCTGGATAAAAACCACGCTCTGGTTCAGGCCTTGTGCTGGCGCGCCGCCTATAACGACGGTTACGCGATGTGGGTCGCGGATAACACGCTGGCCGCCAAACCACAGCTCATCACCACCGATGCCTCCAGCTATAACGATGGCGTGGTGACCTTCTTCAATAAGGGGCGCGGCATCGCCGATTGCGTCAGCGGCGAACAGCGGGTGTGGGATGGTAAAACCTTCGTGCAGAGCCTGAAATACAGCACCGGTATGTGCCGGGAAATTACCCCAGGCGGCACCTGGCAGCTTCCTACCTTCGTCAGCAAGGTGATCCCCAGGCAACTCAGAGATGCCGACATTCTCGCGTTGAAGGTATTACATGATGCCGTATTAAAAGAGCAGAAACGTAATCCGGAACTCGCGCTACAGAACATCGCGGAGCAGTTCCCGCTCACCGGTCACGTCACTCACTTTACCCTGGCCTATGCCGACGACACGCCGGTCTCGACCAATAAGCCAGCAGTGGATATCAGCGATGATGAGTGGCAGGCGTTTCTGCATTCTGATATCAGCGCCGACTCGGAAAACGGCAAGATCAGCTTCACGCTTATCGACCTCGATGGCGATGGCAAACGCGACCTCATCATCGATAGCTACGTCGGCGGTACCGGTTTGTTCAGCTATACCGGCGTGCTGAAACGCAGCGATAATACTTTTGAGCCAGTCGACGGTACCGACGGCAATGAAGACGATAATTTCGATGCCGGCGTGCCCGGCGCCCTCTACTCGATTAACGACCGCGGGGCGAACCAATGGGACCACTGGGTCAGAATCAACGGCCAGGTCTATGCGCTGTGGTTTAACGGCGTGTTTGGTGAAGATAATCTGTATCTACTGCGCCCGTTCAGCCAGAGCGCCCTCACCCCGGCGATCGCTATCCGCTACCGTTATAACCTCAATATCATCCGCGCCGCGGAAAACGGGCAGTCATCCATGCCTGCCTTAAACGATAAGGACAAAGCGGGTTTGTTAACGTCGCTGGACGTCATGCAGGCCAGCCTGCTGAAGGATAAACCCGCTGGCGATAACGATGAGCCGATTTGCCCTATCCCCCCAGGCACCACTAAAGACGATGCAGACAGTTACTATGGCGGCGTTGCGGGACATTACACCGTCGAGACGGTGGCGTGGATCCCGGTATGGCTCAACGATAAATGCTTTATCGGCACGATCTTCAGCCATCACGGCGCCTACCGACATGGGGTGGACGCCATCTTAACCATCAGTTCTCCGCGAGATGAAGAAGACATCATCGGTGATTACGACATCTCCGGCGTACGACATGCCATCTCGATCATCAGCGGCTGGAAAGTCCGTGAAGGCGATAATGGAGTGATGTGATTTTAAGCATAAATGCGCCGTTGAGCGCAGAATTGCCGCAAAGATAAGCAATTGAACAATAAATAGAGAAATTTCATTGACGGAGTGGGCGGATTACGGTTTAATGCGCCCCGTTGCCCGGATAGCTCAGTCGGTAGAGCAGGGGATTGAAAATCCCCGTGTCCTTGGTTCGATTCCGAGTCCGGGCACCAAAATTTAGTTTCATGGCGTTCCTATAAGTCCTGAAACGTTAAAAAAATCAGTAAGTTAAAGAAACCTGATGGTGCTGAAAAGTTCCGTCAGGTTTTTTAACATCCAGAGTATTTGGGGGCCTATTGGTTCGGTAAACTCTGGAGCCCCCGCTATGCCACTCACCGATACCGCCATCCGCAATGCAAAGCCTGGTGATAAACCCTACAAACTCAGCGACGCGCAGGGCTATATCTGCGATATCAAACCTAACGGATCTAAACTCTGGCAGCTCAAGTACCGCTTCGGCGGCAAGGAAAAGAAGCTGGCGTTTGGCGCTTACCCGACCGTCACGCTGGCGAATGCACGCAAGCTGCGTGAAGAGGCTCGCGCCGTACTCAGCGCGGGCGACGATCCGGGGATAAAGAAGCAACAGGAAAAACAGGCGAAGAAATGCGGCAAAGAGCTTATAAAAGAGAACCACTTTCAATAAGCGTTGCTAATTTCTACTTATAAATTTCTACTGGATACCCTGCTTCCTCCAGTTATTAATTGCCTGAGATATCCGTCCTGCCGTCGCATTATTCTGCCATTCATCCCAAAAATCAACAGTACCACTATTTGGTTTATGAAGCGGTTCATCAATCCTGACTCTACTGGGAAGTAAACTAGCATCACCAACAACTAATGCCTCACCTGTATCGAGTGTGGGGAGAATATCACTGAATCCTCCTAAACTTTCAGGAAGAAGTTTTCTCACAACAGATTGATCATCTGAATTTGTTAAACGCATTGAGACGAAATTGCTGCACTGGCTTAACATTGTTTTATTGACCTCTGAGGGTCTCTGGCTAATAACAACCAAGCTAACCCCATATTTTCTTCCTTCTTTAGCTATTCTCTCAAAAACATCTATGGAAATATCGTCTGCCGCACTAGCGTCATTCCTCTGGGGCATATAAAGATGAGCTTCATCACACAAAAGAGCCACCGGATGCCGAGAATCAGAAGGCGTCCACTGTTGTAAAGAAAATGCTAATCGTGCAACTAAAGAAACGATCAGAGGGAGGATATCAGAAGGCACTTCTGAAAAACTAACTATCTTTATGCCTCCCTCACCATTTTCTGCAGTACTCCCTAACAGAACATTAGCAAGTTCAGATAACCAGTCAAACCGTAAAGTATCATTTCCGCCTTTAAATAAAAAACCAAGACGTCTATCTGTCACCTTATTCTCAAGCCGGGATATCAAACGAGAAAGTTTTCCATTAAACTCGCCCATCTTTTGACCTCTGGCACCATCAACCATCTCAGAATTTATTTCATTTAATCTTTTCAGAAGAAAATCCATATCAAAAGGAACTGGACTATCCACTGTAAAACTATCAAGAATATTCTGATGATTTCCCTTTTCTAAATAATCTTTTTTTGCTTTATTTATTTCTCTGGAGATAATCATTGCCTGATTTGGCGCATTTTGGTCGGAACGATCGACAAATAAAGAGACTAGAGCTTCATAAGAGAGTAACCAGTAAGGAAGGTAAATAACACCATCGGATATGGTCTTATTTTGTTCTACCTCTAAAGGACCTGCTACCTTATAGTGTTTAACACCTTGATAAGAAAGAGGAGAATACTCCCCATGAATATCAAAGACAATTCCATTGGCAGATGGCAAACCAGCCATCTGCTCAATAATTTTTGCTGTCGTCCATGACTTACCTGAACCTGTACTTCCGCCAACAAAAGCGTGTCTCTGAAAAAATTTGTTCCCATTCAAATACGCAGTAGCATTATCATCAAGCGTATATTTTCCTAAAGTTAACGCATTACCTTGGCTAGTAGCATTTGAAAGAACTCTCATAAATGCCGTTAATTCTTCCCCTTCAAGAGCAAAACAATTTGCATCGATTTCCGGAACACTTTCTAAAGTACGACGAAAAACATTATGTCTAGATCCATCTCTATCAAGTAACGTACCGATCAATGCAATTTTACATAGATTCAGTTCATGCTCCTCTTCTTCAGATGAGTCTAATATATTATTTATTTTCTTCCTTGTTACTTGTGTTATAAGACCAATCAAATGTTGCCCCGGCCTTGCACTTTGCAATACAACAAGTCGATTAACCTGGAGCCGTTTTAGATATTCAGGTACTGCCACATCAATGATCACTGTTGTAGTATCAACCGAAGCAACCTTACCTAATGCCTGTTCATCCTCAAATTCAAACAATGCCATATCCCCTCCGTTAGCACACCAATTTTAGATATCCTTTTAAGCTCCAATACTCATCATCAACAAAAATTGGGCTTGTAGCTTCCGAACTATAAATAATCGATCCTGAATTCTCTTTTTCACACTCTATCGCAAGAAAGTTTTTTACTTTCCCGCTCAGAAGAAAATCACGGGCGGATTCAGTTAAACCATGAGTTATTAGTGTAATACAAGCATTCTCTCGCACACATTTTTCAACCAGTTTTTCCTGAATATGCTCATCATTAAACCCAAATCCTATACATAAATACGATGTAGCATTTCGTATTGCGTTATCGGCCAAGTTAATAATAGTTCTAAAGGGCTCATGATATGTCACTGAATATTTTTCAATGCCAGGCGTTACAATTTTTGGGATATGATTATCAGGAATTACATTTAAATGGCTATATCCTACAATATCATTAAGTGGGCTGGTAAACCAATCCAAGCTACCATGCACCTTCAGAATTTTAACAATTCGATTGCATCTAATGTGTTCAGTTCCTTTCTGTGTGCGACAAAATCCATGTGAAAAACCCGTGTAGTGATGATGCCCGGCTTGCTCTACTGCATATTCGGCTAATCGGTCATAATTTGTTGTTATGATATTTATTTCATTCAACGCACTTCTAAATAGAGAAGAAACTAACTCTGACAATGGGAAATAATTTGACTGTTGAATTGACTGATTAAAGACATCAATATCTTGTGGATTTAATAGCTTCCATGTTAGATGAACAACTTGCTCTGTTAAATCTACTGGTAATCTTACTTCATGTAGCGCTGTTTCAAGATCTTTTCCGCTATTTAGCATTGCTGAAAACTGCTGCCATTTTTCTCGTGATGCCTCATCACTACGACTAAGATCTATAGATTGCAATAAATGTGTAGCTAAAGCCCCCATACCTGATAATCCAAATGCAGCAGATGCTCCACTGCCTAAAATAATAGTGGGGGCCTGCTGATAAAAACGCTGAGCCTGTTTTGCGTAATCAAATTCACTCATATCCATAAGCTCTTATTAAAGGTATTACATATCAATTTTTCAAACCGCACTATACCCCTGCTTCGGGTCATTCTTATACTGCGGAAACGCCAGTTTCAGTTCCCCTTGCTCTACCAGCGGTTTTAAGTACTGCTGACGCAGCGCATTAGGGTTACGGCTAAGGATCTGCCCCAGCGCTGCAACAGAAATATACTGCCCCTGACACACATTCAGGATCACTCTCTTCATCAGCGCTTTATCCCCCAGACGCAGCCTTTCACGTGGAACCGCAGCTAAAGTAAACAACGAATCCCGGAAGGATTCGGTGAGATTATCAACATCATCAATATAGGGTCTGTCGATAAAGCGGTTAAGCAAACGTCCATGCTCATCTCTGGACACGGGCTGATCGTCCCCGGCGTTATATGTGGAGCTATCCTCGTTATGTGTGGACCTCTGCTCGCTATATGTGGAGTTACCCTCGTTATGTGTGGACCTCTGCTCGTTATGTGTGGAGCTCACAACCGCACCTAACGAGAAAACCTCATCCGGCGTCATGACCGATACGCCAGGCAAGGTGTAATATTTGCTTTTCTGCTCACCCTCAGCGACCAGAAAACCTTTACTTTCCAGACGTGGAAGCGTCAACGTGACTTCGCGGGAATGACGGGTTGTTAACTGGCAGGCGCGTTCATGATTGACCCAACCTTCAATCGCTGCGGTTGCAACAATCACCTGTTCAAAATCATCAAGCTGATCGAAAGTCTCGCCAAATCGTTGATGCAAATCATCCAGAACGTGCTGCGGGATCAGGCTGGCGGTTGGTAACTCCAGTATTGTCTGTGCCGGGAAGGGATTTTCTCTCAGTCTCGGCATGCGCCAATTGGTCGTTCGCCAACCGCTAAAAATCTTCGGCATTCCTGAACCTGCACGTTCACCCAGACCAATCAGCAAAAACATCTGGTGTAGCAACCTGTTGCGGCAATCACTGACTCCGCCCGCAATCACATCCTCCAGCGGCAGACGCATCAAGCCGGGATTACGAAAGCCAAACATGTCGGGACGTTTGACGATCAGAATAGAAACCCGATCGGTAAAATCAGCATGGACCAGCGTGTTGACCAGCGCTTCACGCAGTGCGATATGTACTGGTGTATCCGTTCTGCGCAGCCCCTCTTCAAGCGTAAAGGGGACTTTCAGATCGGCGACCAGCTTTTGGTATACCTTGCGATAAAAATCAAACAAGTTCCCTGACCATGTACCGTCCGGACATACCCGATCCACCCAACGCAACTCCGTTTTAGCTTCGGGGCGTTCCTGGTAATCCACCATGTAGTTAGGCGCTGCGGCAATAATCGCATCCCATTTACCAAACATGAGAACACCAGCCAACGTGATGCCCTCTTTTCCGGTTTCCCTGTCTTTACGCCATCCACCAACTATTTTAAATAGTTCAAACGGCTCACAGGCCAGATAAGGATGCTGCGGATTATTTGCCGATAGCAGATTGCGATAGACTTTCAGGCTGTCCAGATCGATGTCGTCCTGAAAGGTGTAGTGTTCGGAAAGCACTTCATTATCGCGGCTGTCGTGGATCTGCTCTGCAAGCATCCGCTTGACGGTCATATCATCACAAACGCGATCGCCTTCGTGCAGACGTTGATAGGTGTTACCAAATGGGGACTTTTTCAGGTGAACCGGCTTTTGTTTGCGCATCGCCTGTGGAATATGGATCGCCAGAACGTCCGTTCCCTGCAAAGAGACCTGTTGCACATCGTTTTCTGATCTCAGCACATTCACACTGACCCGATCGCGATCGTTTAACTGATTAAACAGATCGGTCTTAATCTTTTCGGGATCAGCAATCCCAACTGGTGTAAATTTTCCAGCCTGTTCTTTTACACCGAGAACTACCCAACCGCCCCGACCATTTGCCATTGCGGAATAGGTGGGCCAGAAGTCTTTCGGTAACTCGCCTTTGCCGTCTTTTCCCCCTGCCAGCTTGAACTCTACCTGTTCCGATTCAACAAGGGTTTGCAGATCTATAATGTCTTTTATTTGCAAAGGCATAGAGGTTCCTCTGGCTGAAAATATTCGGCTATATGATACCGCATCTACCGAATATCCGGTAGGTTGCTAAGGGTACTGACGGATCTTTCAACCTTATTTATAATCCTTTCCGCCACATGACGAGCGCCTCTTCAACTATCCCCGCAGGCAAAAATTCCTGCTCCAGACGACCACGCGGCAAGCAGATCAAGTAACGATAAAAATCAGCCTCTTCATTAAGCAGGCCATCAGGTATTGCTTCCTGCGCTTTTACCGGTTCAGGAACGGCGCTATGGCTGGCATATTGCTCAAACAACTCACGGTTCATAAGCAGAACATCAAGCGTCGGGCAACAGCGTCTGGCTCTCGCCAGCATCAGTAGCCCCCAGCTATCCATGTCCCCCCAATAGGCAACGCGTTTTTCATCCAGAACAGCGCTGGATAACCATTGCACGTCAAGGCCGCACCCTAAGATCGCGATAGTGTCAGATAACGCTGGAAGTTGATGCAGACACTGTTCATTTTCAATCACCAGCACACGCGATGCGGGCAATGTCGTTTCCGCCAGTTCCGCCGTCGTCACCCGGCATTTTTTAAAAGGGAGCAATCCGGGTGATAACGGTGCAACCAAAACCCAGTGACTGGACTCATCAAAGGCATCAAGAAAGGTCGTTAATCCCTGCTCGCTGGCTTCGCCGGAAAAACGCACATCCAGCAGTCGGGTTAATAACGAAATATTATTCTCGATAAATTTGGTATCCACCCCTTGCCCGGAAAGCAGCCTTAACGGTAGCCCTTTTGCGCAGCCTGGCGCTAATCGGCAGGCCAGCCTGGCTGCGCTGATGATGTCTTGTGGGTCTTTGTGCCGCCAGAGAGAACGATGGCTGACCAACAGCGGATGAAAAATGGGATCAACCTGCTCAATAATTCTCTCCAGCAAGCGAAATTCCCGACTCACCGCCGGATCCGCCGCTGCGTTGAGCCAGTCAGAAGGGCCATTCAGTATCCAGCGTAACGGCATTAATACTGGCGTGTCGCTCGCCCGATAACTCACCTCTTCCCAATCCACACGCCCAACCGTTACTTGCCGCCATAACTGCACGTGCTGCAAAACGTACTGCGTTTGCTCTGCAAACATTCTGGCGGAAGGTTTGCCAATGGGCAGGCAGAGCGGCCAGCTACCTGGGGGAAGTAAGCGCTCAGTCCGAAGCTTTGCGTTATCCCACTGCCGGGCCAATTTTTTACGCAGTTCCTCAGGAGAATACATTCTACGCGTTCTCCCGCCGCTGGTAGTGTTGTTCCAGTTCTTCCCAGCTCAGCGAGGCCATATTCGAATCCTGACCGCGCCGGTGGACGACAATCGCCGAGCGAGTATGGTCGCGCAGCAGGCGCATCTCTTTATTAGGAGTGATAAATACCGCATGTAAGCCAAACTCTCTAAGCGCGGCAATGATCCTGCCCGCCACGGCATGAGAGCTACGGGAGAAAGCTTCATCAAGGACAATAGTGCCAAACAGCGGATAACGACTCCCCGCAGGGCATAGCGCGTAACTAAGTGATGCGGTCAGCACGTAAGACGCGATAATCTCTTTTTCTCCGCCGCTACCGCCCTGCGAGCCGGTACGTGACTCAATCACATTTCCGCTCTGACGATCCATCACCGACACGGCGAACTCCAGACGAAAACGGGGATCCAGCAGCGCCTTCGCCCCCAGGGTACGGTTTCGTTCACAGGCATCCCGCAGTTGCGCCACCAGCACCTGTAAGGCCTTATAATGGCTCTCGCCGTTATCATCAACAAACCGGGCGGCATTTAGCTGACGCTGTGCTTTTTCAAGCGTGCGCAGGCTTTCATGGACAACTTTTTTGGTATCCAGACGCAGGTAGCGATCCGGCTGAAAATCAACCCTGAACATGGTTTCATTGAGTTCGCTGAGTCGCGCTTCAATCACCAGCACCTCGTGATCGATATGGCTGAGCAGTTGCGTTACGCCGTCGTCAGATGAACGATTCAGATAGTCAAGAAAGCGATTGAGCTTTTCCGGCAGGGCTTCTTCGGTCAGTTCCTGCAAACGCTGTAAATAGACAGGAATATCGTCTAAATCAGCCCCTGCCTCAACGAGCGCCCCGGTATCCACACGTTTGGCTTCAGACATACGTTTGGTCAGTTCAATGTTCAGTCGATGCAGTTCACCTTTAACCCCCTCAATTTCTTGCTGAATTCCCCGCTCATGTTGACGTTCCAGATCGCGAATGTCGGGCAGTTGCTCCAGAGTCACCGCAGGAAAATGTAACGCGCACAACTCTCGCTCTTCATCCTGCATAGCTTGTTGCGCGGTTTGCTGGGCCTTACGTTCTGTGGCCCGGGCTGAGGTGAGTTCTGTATCCAGCCCGTTAGTGACTTTATTGGCGGCTCTAAGCTGCGTATCAAGTTCAGATTCAACCGTTTGAGCCTCTTCAAGCTTTGCTTTCGCCACGCTGGCGTCAGAATCCGCGCGGGTCAAATTATCCAGCCGCTCCCGGAGTTGTTCCAGCTGGCGCATTGCGCCGGGAACGTCAATGCTATCGTAATCAAGCTGCTGTATTTTCTGAAATAAAGCCTCCTGACTTTGAAGCTGGCCTACCTCACCTTTCACAAACTCAAATTGCTGACTTGCGGTTTTAAGCCGCTCATGAAGCGTAGCAATCTCTTTTGCAAGGAAGTTCAGGCGATCGCGGTTATCGAATCCCGTCAGCCAATCTTCATCAAGGCGTTTCTGATCCTGCTTGTCATAAAAACGCTGTTTACCGGACATTAATCCCTGCACCGTCATGGCATGAGGCGTGTCGCGCAACTGTTCAGGGCTCTCGACACAATGCCTGTCGCTTTCTGCCAGTAATGCTTTGACAGCTTCCCGCCACGGATGATCTTTCCACAACAGCTTGCGGGTAAAGCCATCGTCGAAAAACCGGGCGGAAGAGTCCGGCAATTTGACTTCCAGCAGCCGCACATGCAGACGGTTATTGCGCTGATTTACCCAGCGCAGCGCTTCCGGTGCAGATTCTGGTGAAACCAGAATACGCAGCCGGTTACTGCCAACGGCACGCTCAATCGCACCGCGCCATTGCGCCTCTTCCGGTTTAACCTGAATCAGTTCGGCGACGAAAGGCAGTTCAGACTCATCAACGTTCAGCGCTTTTGCCAGCTCGCTGCGAAACGCCTGATAATGTGCGGGAAGGTTAGAATCCGGACGACGCGCAATCTCGGCGCGTTCAGTTTCCCGCTCACGCAGTTCTTCGGTAATGCGATGGCTGAGCGCGCCTTTTTGATACGCCTCCTCCTGTTTTAACTTTATATCATCGGCGAGCTGTTCACGTCGGGCCTCGGCTTCATGCTGATTCGCCTCCAGCTGTGGCTGGCCCAGGTCAGGCGGCAATCCAAGATTGCGGGTCAGCTGTTGATACTGGCGCGCCAGAGTTTCTCGACTGCCGAGCGTTTTTTGCCAGTCATTGATGCGGTCATTCAGATCATCAATATTTGCTCCGCCAGCCTGGTAATAACGCTGCATGTAATCAGCCACCACCTTTTTTTGCAGCTCAAGCTGTGACTGGATCTGTTCCTCGCAGGCCTGAGCCTCGCCAAGTTCGACTTCAAGATGGCTGATCTTTTCACGCCAGAGCTGGCTTGCCTGTTGCGCAAACCAGACCGGCAGCAAGGCTCCCAGCGTCTGTCTGTCAGTAAGGTGTCTCTGCTGCTCCTGATACTTAGCCCAGCTCAGCGCGACAGGTTGCAAAGACTGCTGCTGTTTACGCGCCGTTTCCAGCTCCTGATGAATCTCAGTCAGACCATCAAAACTATTGGCCACTTCTGTTGCGCGATCGAAGGCGGAATGGTCGTCCAGCACCAGCTCGCGGAAAATCTCATCAATACTGTTGAGCTGTTTTAACCCTGCCGCCCGGTTTAACAACGTAAACGCGTTTTCCCCCACTTCGAAGAAATCCCGCAGGCGAGCCAGGTACTGCTTTTTATTCAGGTATGTCCAGATGCCGGTCACTTCCTTTTCCATTTGCCGCAGCAAACGTATGCCGCCATCATGGTAAACATTCAACCAGTGCTCCAGCGTCTGCCCGGGGTTATCGCTGAACAGCCAAAGCCTTTTCATATCCGTCACGCTGGAGCTGGTGGAATCAAACCACAACAGTGCCCCCAGACGTACTTGTTGCCCTTCGCGCTTCAGCGTAGCGGCAATACCGGTCACGGTTTTACCCGGCCTGGCAATATGCGATTGGCTTTCTCCTCCATCACCGGGGCCAGATACGCCGCGCACGTAGGAGATAAGATCCCTGTCGCTTTCATGACCGCCGGTTGAGGCCAGGTTGTAACGGGGATTGGCGCAGAGTAGCGTCATCAAGGCATCGACCAGCGTGGTTTTTCCGCTCCCGGTTGGGCCAATAACGGCAGTCCCTTCATGATGGATTGCGGCCTGATG includes these proteins:
- a CDS encoding transcriptional regulator produces the protein MQREDVLGEAIQILEIEGIANTTLEMVAERVAYPLDNLKRFWPDREALLYDALRYLSQQVEAWRRQLLLDETLTAEQKLLARYTALTKCVSNHRYPGCLFIAACTFYPDAQHPIHQLAEQQKQASLAYTHELLTQLEVDDPEMVAKQMELIIEGCLSRLLIKRSQSDVDTAQRLAEDILRFARCRMGGALT
- a CDS encoding DUF1176 domain-containing protein is translated as MRSLLCAAVLGLCSTSLMAATPQGFSFAYKNWEVACDNTGTCRAAGYGATMGEVSVLITRSAGAGRQATAQATFAQTEHDIPADATVNLFINDSDRGTLDAIDDSHFHFDGTQTSALVTALEQNGKIELALNGQRKRLSNAGSSAVFLKIDEFQRRIGTADALLRKGDGDDSAILNAVPAPEILSAPFIHNAQPVALNAKQRQKWLPQLDAVLNSQCDDWHNADIPASERQITATPLDKNHALVQALCWRAAYNDGYAMWVADNTLAAKPQLITTDASSYNDGVVTFFNKGRGIADCVSGEQRVWDGKTFVQSLKYSTGMCREITPGGTWQLPTFVSKVIPRQLRDADILALKVLHDAVLKEQKRNPELALQNIAEQFPLTGHVTHFTLAYADDTPVSTNKPAVDISDDEWQAFLHSDISADSENGKISFTLIDLDGDGKRDLIIDSYVGGTGLFSYTGVLKRSDNTFEPVDGTDGNEDDNFDAGVPGALYSINDRGANQWDHWVRINGQVYALWFNGVFGEDNLYLLRPFSQSALTPAIAIRYRYNLNIIRAAENGQSSMPALNDKDKAGLLTSLDVMQASLLKDKPAGDNDEPICPIPPGTTKDDADSYYGGVAGHYTVETVAWIPVWLNDKCFIGTIFSHHGAYRHGVDAILTISSPRDEEDIIGDYDISGVRHAISIISGWKVREGDNGVM
- a CDS encoding DUF87 domain-containing protein gives rise to the protein MALFEFEDEQALGKVASVDTTTVIIDVAVPEYLKRLQVNRLVVLQSARPGQHLIGLITQVTRKKINNILDSSEEEEHELNLCKIALIGTLLDRDGSRHNVFRRTLESVPEIDANCFALEGEELTAFMRVLSNATSQGNALTLGKYTLDDNATAYLNGNKFFQRHAFVGGSTGSGKSWTTAKIIEQMAGLPSANGIVFDIHGEYSPLSYQGVKHYKVAGPLEVEQNKTISDGVIYLPYWLLSYEALVSLFVDRSDQNAPNQAMIISREINKAKKDYLEKGNHQNILDSFTVDSPVPFDMDFLLKRLNEINSEMVDGARGQKMGEFNGKLSRLISRLENKVTDRRLGFLFKGGNDTLRFDWLSELANVLLGSTAENGEGGIKIVSFSEVPSDILPLIVSLVARLAFSLQQWTPSDSRHPVALLCDEAHLYMPQRNDASAADDISIDVFERIAKEGRKYGVSLVVISQRPSEVNKTMLSQCSNFVSMRLTNSDDQSVVRKLLPESLGGFSDILPTLDTGEALVVGDASLLPSRVRIDEPLHKPNSGTVDFWDEWQNNATAGRISQAINNWRKQGIQ
- a CDS encoding SIR2 family protein: MSEFDYAKQAQRFYQQAPTIILGSGASAAFGLSGMGALATHLLQSIDLSRSDEASREKWQQFSAMLNSGKDLETALHEVRLPVDLTEQVVHLTWKLLNPQDIDVFNQSIQQSNYFPLSELVSSLFRSALNEINIITTNYDRLAEYAVEQAGHHHYTGFSHGFCRTQKGTEHIRCNRIVKILKVHGSLDWFTSPLNDIVGYSHLNVIPDNHIPKIVTPGIEKYSVTYHEPFRTIINLADNAIRNATSYLCIGFGFNDEHIQEKLVEKCVRENACITLITHGLTESARDFLLSGKVKNFLAIECEKENSGSIIYSSEATSPIFVDDEYWSLKGYLKLVC
- a CDS encoding putative DNA binding domain-containing protein, which produces MPLQIKDIIDLQTLVESEQVEFKLAGGKDGKGELPKDFWPTYSAMANGRGGWVVLGVKEQAGKFTPVGIADPEKIKTDLFNQLNDRDRVSVNVLRSENDVQQVSLQGTDVLAIHIPQAMRKQKPVHLKKSPFGNTYQRLHEGDRVCDDMTVKRMLAEQIHDSRDNEVLSEHYTFQDDIDLDSLKVYRNLLSANNPQHPYLACEPFELFKIVGGWRKDRETGKEGITLAGVLMFGKWDAIIAAAPNYMVDYQERPEAKTELRWVDRVCPDGTWSGNLFDFYRKVYQKLVADLKVPFTLEEGLRRTDTPVHIALREALVNTLVHADFTDRVSILIVKRPDMFGFRNPGLMRLPLEDVIAGGVSDCRNRLLHQMFLLIGLGERAGSGMPKIFSGWRTTNWRMPRLRENPFPAQTILELPTASLIPQHVLDDLHQRFGETFDQLDDFEQVIVATAAIEGWVNHERACQLTTRHSREVTLTLPRLESKGFLVAEGEQKSKYYTLPGVSVMTPDEVFSLGAVVSSTHNEQRSTHNEGNSTYSEQRSTHNEDSSTYNAGDDQPVSRDEHGRLLNRFIDRPYIDDVDNLTESFRDSLFTLAAVPRERLRLGDKALMKRVILNVCQGQYISVAALGQILSRNPNALRQQYLKPLVEQGELKLAFPQYKNDPKQGYSAV
- a CDS encoding DUF3322 domain-containing protein — encoded protein: MYSPEELRKKLARQWDNAKLRTERLLPPGSWPLCLPIGKPSARMFAEQTQYVLQHVQLWRQVTVGRVDWEEVSYRASDTPVLMPLRWILNGPSDWLNAAADPAVSREFRLLERIIEQVDPIFHPLLVSHRSLWRHKDPQDIISAARLACRLAPGCAKGLPLRLLSGQGVDTKFIENNISLLTRLLDVRFSGEASEQGLTTFLDAFDESSHWVLVAPLSPGLLPFKKCRVTTAELAETTLPASRVLVIENEQCLHQLPALSDTIAILGCGLDVQWLSSAVLDEKRVAYWGDMDSWGLLMLARARRCCPTLDVLLMNRELFEQYASHSAVPEPVKAQEAIPDGLLNEEADFYRYLICLPRGRLEQEFLPAGIVEEALVMWRKGL